One window from the genome of Onychomys torridus chromosome 20, mOncTor1.1, whole genome shotgun sequence encodes:
- the LOC118571233 gene encoding 60S ribosomal protein L32-like has protein sequence MAALQPLVKPKIVKKRTKKFIRYQSDQYVKIKRNWRKPRGIDHRVRRRFKGQILMPNIGYRSNEKTKHMLPSGFRKFLVHNVKELEVRLMCNKSYCAEIAHNVSSKNRKVIVERAAQLAIRATNPNARLRSEENK, from the coding sequence ATGGCTGCCCTCCAGCCTCTGGTGAAGCCCAAGATCGTCAAAAAGAGGACCAAGAAGTTCATCCGGTACCAATCAGACCAATATGTCAAAATTAAGCGAAACTGGCGGAAACCCAGAGGTATCGATCACAGGGTGCGGAGAAGATTCAAGGGCCAGATCCTAATGCCTAACATTGGTTACAGGAGCAATGAGAAAACCAAACACATGCTGCCTAGCGGCTTCCGGAAGTTTCTGGTTCACAATGTCAAGGAGCTGGAAGTGCGGCTGATGTGCAACAAATCTTACTGTGCCGAGATTGCTCACAACGTTTCCTCCAAGAACCGAAAAGTCATCGTGGAAAGAGCAGCGCAGCTGGCCATCAGAGCCACCAATCCCAACGCCAGGCTACGCAGTGAAGAAAACAAGTAG